One window of Medicago truncatula cultivar Jemalong A17 chromosome 2, MtrunA17r5.0-ANR, whole genome shotgun sequence genomic DNA carries:
- the LOC11434843 gene encoding CBS domain-containing protein CBSX5: MAVRLSLSTHEVSDLSLGKPPLRSISITDTIADALNAIKKHAESYISVWNCHHSINRKPPQTLIKEDFEFHCKCIGKVCMVDIICFLCRPENLSSPAAALRSPVPILLADDRSSLVRHIQPNASLLETIDVMDEGVQNVVMPISDENKCKKKENEILHNDKRAYCWLSQEDVMRYLLNSIGTFSDTPAQSIDKLDIIDTQNLYFLYFDDPASSALELLTASIVHQSSVAVVDPQGKLIGEISPFMLNSCDEIDVPAIATLSAGDLLAYIDCGGPPEDLVQLVKERLHEQNLDNAAVELLGEGSELSSWSSFSSTSSEEDICSLGKNWKLGGFSSRIMRRSEAIVCYPWSSLVAVMIQALSHRVSYVWVVQEDGTLYGIVTFQSMLRIFREHLKSMS, translated from the exons ATGGCAGTAAGATTATCACTCTCAACGCATGAAGTTTCCGACCTCTCCCTCGGCAAACCACCACTCCGCTCCATTTCTATCACCGACACCATAGCCGACGCTCTTAACGCCATCAAGAAACACGCTGAATCCTACATCAGCGTTTGGAATTGTCACCATTCCATCAACAGAAAACCTCCTCAAACCCTAATCAAAGAGGACTTTGAATTTCATTGCAAATGTATCGGAAAAGTTTGCATGGTCGATATTATTTGTTTCCTTTGCAGACCGGAGAATCTCTCTTCCCCGGCCGCAGCTCTTCGGTCTCCAGTTCCGATTCTTCTTGCAGACGACCGTTCATCTCTCGTTCGACATATTCAACCCAATGCCAG TTTATTGGAGACTATAGATGTAATGGATGAAGGGGTGCAGAATGTGGTGATGCCAATATCCGATGAGAACAAGTGTAAGAAAAAGGAGAATGAGATTTTGCACAATGATAAGCGTGCATATTGTTGGCTAAGTCAAGAGGATGTAATGCGCTACCTCCTCAACTCAATCGGGACATTTTCCGATACTCCTGCACAATCCATCGACAAACTCGACATTATAGACACacaaaatctatattttctttactttgatGACCCTGCATCCTCTGCTTTAGAGCTTCTCACTGCTTCCATTGTGCACCAATCCTCTGTTGCAGTCGTTGATCCGCAAGGCAAACTCATTGGAGAAATCTCACCCTTTATGTTGAACTCTTGTGATGAAATTGATGTCCCTGCAATTGCAACTCTCTCAGCTGGTGATCTCTTAGCTTACATCGACTGCGGTGGTCCACCGGAGGATTTAGTTCAGCTGGTAAAGGAGAGGCTGCATGAGCAGAATCTCGACAACGCGGCTGTGGAGTTACTTGGGGAGGGATCAGAGCTTTCATCTTGGTCTTCGTTTTCTTCGACTTCATCGGAGGAAGATATTTGCTCATTAGGGAAGAATTGGAAACTTGGAGGATTCTCTTCAAGGATTATGAGAAGGTCAGAGGCTATTGTTTGTTACCCTTGGAGCTCTTTGGTTGCTGTAATGATTCAAGCACTTTCTCATCGTGTGAGTTATGTCTGGGTGGTACAAGAAGATGGTACCTTGTATGGGATTGTTACTTTTCAAAGTATGTTGAGAATTTTCAGAGAACACTTGAAATCAATGTCCTAA
- the LOC11421182 gene encoding acetolactate synthase 3, chloroplastic has product MAATAAKAAFTTTISSSSPQSLPNQNHVFRITYPFSTYPNTPFKLNHRSLKISASVSNPTQKTTPIPSPEQFISRFAPNEPRKGADILVESLERQGVTNVFAYPGGASMEIHQALTRSTAIRNVLPRHEQGGIFAAEGYARSSGLPGVCIATSGPGATNLVSGLADAMLDSVPLIAITGQVPRRMIGTDAFQETPIVEVTRSITKHNYLVLDVDDIPRIVKEAFLLASSGRPGPVLIDIPKDIQQQVSLPNWDQPIRLTGYMNRLPKAPDEAHLEQIVRLLLESKKPVLYVGGGSLNCSEELRRFVELTGVPVASTLMGLGSYPSLDENSLQMLGMHGTVYANYAVDKSDLLLAFGVRFDDRVTGKLEAFASRAKIVHIDIDAAEIGKNKQPHVSVCGDLKLALKGINQILESNGIERKLDFGGWREELNDQKVRFPMSYKTFDEAIPPQYAIQVLDELTNGEAIISTGVGQHQMWAAQFYRYKRPRQWLTSAGLGAMGFGLPAAMGAAVANPDAIVVDIDGDGSFMMNVQELATIKVENLPVKILLLNNQHLGMVVQWEDRFYKANRAHTYLGDPANEKEIFPNMLKFAGACGIPAARVTKRADLRAAIQKMLDTPGPYLLDVIVPHQEHVLPMIPANGSFEDVITEGDGRISY; this is encoded by the coding sequence ATGGCAGCCACTGCTGCAAAAGCCGCGTTCACAACCACCATCTCTTCCTCTTCACCACAATCACTTCCAAACCAAAACCACGTTTTCAGAATCACTTACCCATTTTCCACTTACCCAAACACTCCCTTCAAACTCAACCACCGCTCTCTCAAAATCTCCGCTTCCGTCTCCAACCCTACTCAAAAAACCACTCCCATCCCCTCACCCGAACAATTCATTTCCCGATTTGCCCCTAACGAACCTCGAAAAGGCGCCGACATCCTCGTCGAATCACTCGAACGTCAGGGAGTTACAAATGTCTTCGCTTACCCCGGCGGCGCTTCAATGGAGATTCATCAAGCACTCACGCGCTCCACCGCCATTCGTAACGTCCTCCCTCGTCACGAACAAGGTGGAATCTTCGCTGCCGAGGGTTACGCTCGTTCCTCTGGTCTACCTGGTGTCTGCATCGCCACTTCCGGCCCTGGTGCCACTAATCTTGTCAGTGGACTTGCTGATGCTATGCTTGACAGTGTTCCGCTTATTGCTATCACCGGTCAGGTTCCCCGGAGAATGATTGGTACTGATGCTTTTCAAGAAACTCCGATTGTTGAGGTAACTAGATCAATCACCAAGCATAACTATCTTGTTcttgatgttgatgatatacCTAGAATAGTGAAAGAAGCGTTTTTATTAGCTTCTAGTGGTAGACCTGGACCTGTTTTGATTGATATACCTAAGGATATTCAGCAACAGGTTTCCCTTCCGAATTGGGATCAACCTATTAGGTTAACTGGGTATATGAATAGGTTACCCAAGGCGCCGGATGAGGCACATTTGGAACAGATTGTGAGGTTGTTATTGGAGTCTAAGAAACCTGTTTTGTATGTTGGTGGTGGTAGTTTGAATTGTAGTGAGGAATTGAGGCGTTTTGTTGAGTTAACTGGTGTTCCTGTTGCTAGTACTTTGATGGGGTTGGGTTCATATCCTAGTTTGGATGAGAATTCGTTGCAGATGCTTGGGATGCATGGGACAGTTTATGCTAATTATGCGGTTGATAAGAGTGATCTTTTGCTTGCGTTTGGGGTTAGGTTTGATGATCGGGTTACTGGGAAGCTTGAGGCTTTTGCGAGCCGGGCGAAGATTGTTCATATTGATATTGATGCTGCTGAGATTGGGAAGAATAAGCAGCCTCATGTGTCGGTTTGTGGGGATCTGAAGTTGGCTTTGAAGGGGATTAATCAGATTTTGGAGAGTAATGGGATAGAGCGTAAGCTTGATTTTGGAGGTTGGAGAGAAGAACTGAATGATCAGAAAGTTAGGTTTCCGATGAGTTATAAGACGTTTGATGAAGCTATTCCTCCACAGTATGCTATACAGGTTCTTGACGAGCTTACCAATGGGGAGGCTATCATAAGTACTGGTGTTGGACAACATCAGATGTGGGCTGCTCAGTTTTATAGGTACAAGAGACCAAGGCAGTGGTTGACATCTGCTGGTCTTGGCGCTATGGGATTTGGATTGCCGGCTGCCATGGGAGCTGCTGTTGCCAATCCCGACGCTATTGTGGTTGACATCGATGGTGATGGAAGTTTTATGATGAATGTTCAGGAATTGGCTACTATCAAGGTGGAGAATCTCCCTGTtaagatattgttgttgaataatcaACACTTGGGTATGGTTGTCCAGTGGGAGGATCGGTTCTATAAAGCCAATAGAGCTCACACCTACCTGGGAGACCCGGCCAATGAGAAAGAAATATTCCCCAATATGTTGAAATTTGCAGGTGCTTGTGGTATACCAGCAGCTCGTGTGACAAAGAGGGCAGACCTTAGAGCAGCGATTCAGAAAATGTTAGATACCCCTGGCCCCTACCTGCTTGATGTTATTGTACCGCATCAGGAGCATGTGTTGCCAATGATTCCTGCTAATGGATCCTTTGAGGATGTCATAACCGAGGGCGATGGCAGGATAAGTTACTGA
- the LOC11434844 gene encoding splicing factor U2af large subunit A isoform X1 has translation MSDIDNHAYHGASSPDKPSSRGSGHDSTRMRRRDGDRKSFHDHRDRHRDDKYEGFKGRGKYDSYNRQRGRDYDRHNDYDRDRDTRNRYGAHSKRSRRESRSRSRSRSPSQSEGKRTSGFDMAPPATGVTPTVSGQMPGIAHMIQGATQNFSPYGISQIGALSLMQVQPMTQQATRHARRVYVGGLPPFANEQSIASFFSQVMIAIGGNSAGSGDSVVNVYINHEKKFAFVEMRTVEEASNAMALDGIVFEGVAVRVRRPTDYNPSLAAVLGPCQPSANLNLSAVGLSAGTIGGAEGLDRIFVGGLPYYFTEVQMRELLQAFGPLRSFDIVRDKETGNSKGYGFCIYQDPAVTDIACAALNGLKMGDKTLTVRRATVSAHSKPEEDNIFARAQQHIAMQKIALEVVGLNIPGVPTNDESPTKVLCLTEAVTTEQLTDNGEYEEILEDMRDECRKFGTLVNVVIPRPNPNGELSTGIGKVFLEYSDCTACLAAKNALNGRKFGGSIVTAFYYPEEKYHSMDYDL, from the exons ATGTCTGACATCGATAATCACGCATATCACGGTGCTTCTTCCCCCGACAAG CCAAGTTCTCGGGGATCTGGTCATGATAGCACGAGGATGAGAAGGAGAGATGGAGACAGGAAAAGTTTTCATGACCACCGGGACCGTCATAGAGATGATAAGTATGAAGGTTTTAAAGGAAGAGGCAAATATGACAGTTATAATCGGCAACGTGGCCGTGATTATGATAG GCATAATGACTATGATCGTGATAGAGATACAAGAAACAGATATGGAGCACATTCAAAGAGATCCAGGAGAGAATCTAGATCTAGATCACGGTCCAGATCCCCTTCTCAATCTGAAGG CAAAAGGACCTCTGGTTTTGACATGGCACCACCTGCTACCGGTGTAACACCCACTGTCTCAG GGCAAATGCCGGGGATTGCTCATATGATTCAAGGAGCCACACAAAATTTCTCACCATATGGGATATCGCAG ATTGGAGCTCTTTCATTAATGCAAGTTCAACCTATGACACAACAG GCTACAAGGCATGCTCGGCGAGTGTACGTTGGTGGGCTTCCTCCTTTTGCTAACGAGCAG TCAATTGCATCTTTCTTTAGCCAAGTCATGATTGCTATTGGGGGAAATTCTGCTGGATCAG GTGATTCTGTTGTCAATGTCTACATTAATCATGAGAAGAAATTTGCGTTTGTGGAGATGAGAACCGTTGAAGAAGCTAGCAATGCAATGGCTTTAGATGGAATAGTATTTGAG GGTGTTGCTGTGAGAGTTCGTAGGCCTACTGACTATAACCCTTCGTTAGCTGCAGTTCTAGGTCCCTGCCAGCCAAGTGCAAACCTCAACTTATCTGCTGTTGGACTTTCTGCAGG TACAATTGGTGGAGCTGAGGGACTCGATCGCATCTTTGTGGGTGGGCTGCCATACTACTTTACTGAAGTACAAATGAGAGAATTGCTTCAAGCTTTTGG CCCTCTTCGAAGTTTTGATATAGTTAGGGATAAAGAAACAGGAAATTCTAAAGGATATGGTTTCTGCATCTATCAG GATCCAGCAGTAACAGACATTGCTTGTGCCGCTCTCAATGGCCTTAAAATGGGAGATAAAACATTGACTGTAAGGCGTGCTACTGTCAG TGCACATTCTAAACCAGAAGAGGATAACATCTTTGCACGAGCTCAACAGCATATAGCTATGCAG AAAATAGCTTTGGAAGTGGTTGGGCTAAATATTCCAGGAGTCCCAACAAACGATGAAAGCCCCACCAAAGTTTTATGTTTAACTGAG GCCGTCACTACTGAACAATTAACTGATAATGGAGAATATGAAGAAATATTGGAAGACATGCGGGATGAATGCCGCAAATTTG GGACCTTGGTGAATGTTGTTATTCCTCGTCCAAATCCAAACGGAGAGTTGTCTACAGGAATTGGAAAG GTGTTCTTGGAATACTCTGATTGTACTGCTTGTTTAGCTGCAAAAAATGCTCTAAATGGTAGGAAATTTGGGGGTAGTATTGTGACTGCTTTTTATTATCCAGAAGAAAAATATCATAGTATGGATTATGACTTGTAA
- the LOC11434844 gene encoding splicing factor U2af large subunit A isoform X2, translated as MSDIDNHAYHGASSPDKPSSRGSGHDSTRMRRRDGDRKSFHDHRDRHRDDKYEGFKGRGKYDSYNRQRGRDYDRHNDYDRDRDTRNRYGAHSKRSRRESRSRSRSRSPSQSEGKRTSGFDMAPPATGVTPTVSGQMPGIAHMIQGATQNFSPYGISQATRHARRVYVGGLPPFANEQSIASFFSQVMIAIGGNSAGSGDSVVNVYINHEKKFAFVEMRTVEEASNAMALDGIVFEGVAVRVRRPTDYNPSLAAVLGPCQPSANLNLSAVGLSAGTIGGAEGLDRIFVGGLPYYFTEVQMRELLQAFGPLRSFDIVRDKETGNSKGYGFCIYQDPAVTDIACAALNGLKMGDKTLTVRRATVSAHSKPEEDNIFARAQQHIAMQKIALEVVGLNIPGVPTNDESPTKVLCLTEAVTTEQLTDNGEYEEILEDMRDECRKFGTLVNVVIPRPNPNGELSTGIGKVFLEYSDCTACLAAKNALNGRKFGGSIVTAFYYPEEKYHSMDYDL; from the exons ATGTCTGACATCGATAATCACGCATATCACGGTGCTTCTTCCCCCGACAAG CCAAGTTCTCGGGGATCTGGTCATGATAGCACGAGGATGAGAAGGAGAGATGGAGACAGGAAAAGTTTTCATGACCACCGGGACCGTCATAGAGATGATAAGTATGAAGGTTTTAAAGGAAGAGGCAAATATGACAGTTATAATCGGCAACGTGGCCGTGATTATGATAG GCATAATGACTATGATCGTGATAGAGATACAAGAAACAGATATGGAGCACATTCAAAGAGATCCAGGAGAGAATCTAGATCTAGATCACGGTCCAGATCCCCTTCTCAATCTGAAGG CAAAAGGACCTCTGGTTTTGACATGGCACCACCTGCTACCGGTGTAACACCCACTGTCTCAG GGCAAATGCCGGGGATTGCTCATATGATTCAAGGAGCCACACAAAATTTCTCACCATATGGGATATCGCAG GCTACAAGGCATGCTCGGCGAGTGTACGTTGGTGGGCTTCCTCCTTTTGCTAACGAGCAG TCAATTGCATCTTTCTTTAGCCAAGTCATGATTGCTATTGGGGGAAATTCTGCTGGATCAG GTGATTCTGTTGTCAATGTCTACATTAATCATGAGAAGAAATTTGCGTTTGTGGAGATGAGAACCGTTGAAGAAGCTAGCAATGCAATGGCTTTAGATGGAATAGTATTTGAG GGTGTTGCTGTGAGAGTTCGTAGGCCTACTGACTATAACCCTTCGTTAGCTGCAGTTCTAGGTCCCTGCCAGCCAAGTGCAAACCTCAACTTATCTGCTGTTGGACTTTCTGCAGG TACAATTGGTGGAGCTGAGGGACTCGATCGCATCTTTGTGGGTGGGCTGCCATACTACTTTACTGAAGTACAAATGAGAGAATTGCTTCAAGCTTTTGG CCCTCTTCGAAGTTTTGATATAGTTAGGGATAAAGAAACAGGAAATTCTAAAGGATATGGTTTCTGCATCTATCAG GATCCAGCAGTAACAGACATTGCTTGTGCCGCTCTCAATGGCCTTAAAATGGGAGATAAAACATTGACTGTAAGGCGTGCTACTGTCAG TGCACATTCTAAACCAGAAGAGGATAACATCTTTGCACGAGCTCAACAGCATATAGCTATGCAG AAAATAGCTTTGGAAGTGGTTGGGCTAAATATTCCAGGAGTCCCAACAAACGATGAAAGCCCCACCAAAGTTTTATGTTTAACTGAG GCCGTCACTACTGAACAATTAACTGATAATGGAGAATATGAAGAAATATTGGAAGACATGCGGGATGAATGCCGCAAATTTG GGACCTTGGTGAATGTTGTTATTCCTCGTCCAAATCCAAACGGAGAGTTGTCTACAGGAATTGGAAAG GTGTTCTTGGAATACTCTGATTGTACTGCTTGTTTAGCTGCAAAAAATGCTCTAAATGGTAGGAAATTTGGGGGTAGTATTGTGACTGCTTTTTATTATCCAGAAGAAAAATATCATAGTATGGATTATGACTTGTAA